The following DNA comes from Spirulina major PCC 6313.
CGGAGAAACGGGGAAGCTTGGTTCTTGAAGGCAACGGAGAGGCGTTTCGCGTTGGGTTGGGGTTAAGCCGCGCTGTTGAAGTAAGACCCCAAAGCCGCCGAGGCCGGTGGGATTGATCAGTTGATGCAGATGGCTGCGCCGTTGCAGGATTTGGGGGAGGGTGTAGCTGCCGTTGGAGAGGGCGGTGAGGCGATCGCCTAATCCCAACGCCATCAACATCATCGCCTGTGGGGTAAAGCCAAGGCGATGCAGTCCGGCAGCAGTGCCGTACTGTTCGAGGGCGGTGAAGTTGACATGGGCGGTGAGGTCTTGGCGGCCCAGGTTGACGTAGGGGTTGTTGTGGTGGCGGTGTTGGTAATAGGCTTGGAGCGTGCCTTGGTGGCGTTGGGGGTGGTAGTAGCGATCGCTGCTATAGCCGTAGTCAATGGTGAAGAGATAACCCTGATCCAGTTTTTGGCCAACGGTGTGCAGCCAACCAAGGGCGGCGAGATTCACCTCGGTACGGTAGCCGTCGGGATAGGTGGGGCCCGGTAGGGGAATCGCGAGATCTGCAAAATAGGTCTGAAGTTGCGGCGTTGAGAGCGGGCCAACGGTTTCCGTTAGACCGTCCGAGGTGGCATTAACATAGACCTCCTGAAGTTGGCCCCCTTGGA
Coding sequences within:
- a CDS encoding class I SAM-dependent methyltransferase; this encodes MTTADLLAVLCDRSPLTFADYMDTVLYHPEFGYYNTAPIGPEGDFFTAASCDRDFGELLAVQFRQCWEILHRPDPFTILEMGAGEGDTALHILDAIQGSEPEFYAHLNYQIVERSPQKRQTQQAKLAPHPVTWQTWDDIPADSIRGCCFSNELVDAFPVHQVVIQGGQLQEVYVNATSDGLTETVGPLSTPQLQTYFADLAIPLPGPTYPDGYRTEVNLAALGWLHTVGQKLDQGYLFTIDYGYSSDRYYHPQRHQGTLQAYYQHRHHNNPYVNLGRQDLTAHVNFTALEQYGTAAGLHRLGFTPQAMMLMALGLGDRLTALSNGSYTLPQILQRRSHLHQLINPTGLGGFGVLLQQRGLTPTQRETPLRCLQEPSFPVSP